One Flavobacteriales bacterium genomic region harbors:
- a CDS encoding asparagine synthetase B, with amino-acid sequence MSSQLMAAYLLIPMDESQKNHLKAYGIAYWILKADVEVDWLLNYRGGSFMCKYAKEIENECVIRGVSYEIIADAQSTAILTEIADPEVNMDVAKLEKPPRIAVYSPKNKQPWDDAVTLVLTYAEVPYDVLYDDEVLDGKLLLYDWLHLHHEDFTGQYGRFWAHYRNAPWYIEQVKYSEEMARRNGFNKVSELKLAVANRIKEYTVGGGFLFAMCSGTDSYDIALSAHKLDICESMFDGDGTTPNYNSQLDYENCVAFEKFQLITDPAQYEFSNIDATQSRQGKVTEKTDFFALFEFSAKWDPVPTMLCQNHQQIIKGFMGQTTSFRKQFIKPDVLIMGENKSLQEARYIHGTLGKGQWTFYGGHDPEDYQHYVGDPPTDLNLHPDSPGYRLILNNILFPAAKKKKQKT; translated from the coding sequence ATGAGCAGCCAACTCATGGCCGCTTATCTGCTCATTCCTATGGATGAGTCGCAGAAGAATCATCTCAAAGCGTATGGAATTGCCTATTGGATCCTGAAAGCGGATGTTGAGGTCGATTGGCTGCTCAATTATCGTGGTGGAAGCTTCATGTGCAAATACGCCAAGGAGATTGAGAATGAGTGTGTTATCCGTGGCGTGAGTTATGAGATCATTGCGGATGCACAGTCAACTGCCATCCTCACCGAAATTGCCGACCCTGAAGTGAACATGGATGTCGCCAAACTCGAAAAACCGCCACGCATTGCGGTTTATAGTCCTAAGAACAAGCAACCATGGGATGATGCCGTGACACTTGTACTCACGTATGCGGAGGTTCCGTACGATGTATTGTATGATGATGAGGTGCTCGATGGAAAACTCCTACTCTACGATTGGCTGCACCTGCATCATGAGGATTTCACAGGACAGTACGGCCGCTTTTGGGCGCATTACCGTAACGCGCCTTGGTACATCGAGCAGGTAAAATATTCGGAGGAAATGGCCCGCAGAAACGGATTCAATAAAGTTTCCGAACTCAAATTGGCCGTTGCCAACAGAATCAAGGAATACACGGTGGGTGGAGGATTCCTCTTCGCCATGTGTTCTGGTACTGATTCTTACGACATCGCCCTTTCAGCCCACAAACTCGATATCTGCGAATCGATGTTCGATGGCGATGGCACCACACCGAATTACAATAGTCAGCTCGACTACGAGAACTGCGTGGCGTTTGAGAAATTCCAGCTCATTACTGACCCTGCGCAATATGAATTCTCAAACATCGATGCCACACAATCACGTCAGGGCAAGGTCACCGAAAAGACCGACTTCTTCGCGCTGTTCGAGTTTTCTGCCAAGTGGGATCCCGTTCCAACCATGCTCTGCCAGAACCATCAGCAGATCATTAAAGGGTTCATGGGACAGACCACGTCATTCCGTAAGCAGTTCATCAAACCCGATGTGCTCATTATGGGAGAGAACAAATCATTGCAGGAAGCAAGGTACATTCATGGCACGCTCGGTAAAGGCCAATGGACCTTCTACGGTGGTCACGACCCCGAAGATTACCAGCACTACGTGGGCGACCCACCCACAGATCTTAATCTTCATCCAGATTCACCAGGCTACAGACTCATCCTGAACAATATCCTTTTCCCAGCCGCAAAGAAGAAGAAGCAGAAGACTTGA